In Ammospiza caudacuta isolate bAmmCau1 chromosome 2, bAmmCau1.pri, whole genome shotgun sequence, a genomic segment contains:
- the LOC131572197 gene encoding protein mono-ADP-ribosyltransferase PARP11-like — MLQGPSEDVFAKMESSVEDMDTSDTQWGWFYLAECGKWHMFQTDSNSHCSVSSEDIERSFRADPRGSLSFTTAKFNYTLDFSVMKQINLTTLKQRPIKRAPFAINSFSFICENEAIPMPSHWENVNTEEPYQLIPLQKKTNEYNEVSSLFGKTMDSHRIKRIKRIQNLDLWEFFCRKKAQLKKKRGVPTINEQMLFHGTSNEFVEAICIHNFDWRINGMHAAVYGKGTYFARDASYSSHFCKESMKHGDTFQIHGVNLQPHLHRPDKVMFLARVLTGDYIGGDSKYMRPPSKDGSFVNLYDSCVDNTWNPKIFVIFDANQIYPEYLIEFC, encoded by the exons ATGCTTCAAGGACCATCAGAAGATGTGTTTGCAAAGATGGAAAGTTCAGTTGAAGACATGGATACCTCCGATACGCAGTGGGGCTGGTTTTATTTGGCAGAGTGTGGTAAATGGCATATGTTTCAG actGACTCAAACAGTCACTGCTCTGTCAGCAGTGAAGATATTGAAAGGAGTTTCCGAGCAGACCCCCGTGGATCTCTGTCTTTTACCACTGCAAAGTTTAACTACACACTGGACTTTTCAG TGATGAAACAAATCAACCTAACTACCCTTAAACAACGTCCAATAAAGCGAGCTCCCTTTGCAATCAATTCATTCAG TTTCATCTGTGAAAATGAGGCTATCCCTATGCCTTCCCACTGGGAGAATGTAAATACTGAGGAGCCATACCAG CTTATTCcattgcaaaagaaaacaaatgaatatAATGAAGTTTCTAGTCTCTTTGGAAAAACAATGGATAGCCACCGAATTAAAAGAATTAAGAGAATACAAAATCTAGACTTGTGGGAGTTTTTTTGCAG gaaaaaagctcagctgaagaagaaaagaggtGTCCCAACAATTAATGAGCAGATGCTGTTTCATGGCACCAGTAATGAATTTGTAGAAGCAATATGTATTCATAACTTTGACTGGAGAATAAATGGGATGCATGCTGCTGTGTATGGAAAAG ggACCTATTTTGCAAGAGATGCATCATATTCCAGCCATTTCTGCAAAGAGAGCATGAAGCATGGAGATACTTTCCAGATTCATGGTGTGAACCTGCAGCCTCATCTGCACAGACCAGATAAAGTCATGTTTCTTGCTCGTGTATTAACTGGTGACTATATCGGTGGTGATTCAAAATACATGAGACCTCCTTCAAAAGATGGAAGCTTTGTGAACTTGTATGACAGCTGTGTGGATAATACCTGGAACCCAAAGATCTTTGTCATCTTCGATGCCAACCAAATCTACCCTGAGTACTTAATAGAATTTTGTTAA
- the LOC131572393 gene encoding tetra-peptide repeat homeobox protein 1-like gives MPFPPVPPRTRSVLPGAAVAIPPVTAPSRAAAMGAQGHGPATEPSTEPLPRHRARRPLPHTQRPPPPAPVPKLAARCARAGRGGRRPAGRAGGGRGAGGGAAAAAVPPRPHSPQRPRAPGALPQAARAARAGRAGPAPLPALPLPAAAEGGVSAAVAAPHWPVGGRHANEGGGGAAVVTRGGDGEGPAPGPVPGPVRSGPWALPWAAVSALPPVPAPAQYRPQHRLQLQSQCQKQSKLLSSANTSTRPSSTINTTAYASTSPSSSTSPCSKTSPSTCTSTNTRPSASINTSSVPVPVPLPGPVPVLASVPIPTPVQVPVPVLKPVPGPVPVQVQAPVPVAIPVPVSLPVLVPVSIPVRVLVPISVRYLSL, from the coding sequence ATGCCCTTCCCACCTGTGCCCCCACGCACCCGCTCCGTGCTGCCGGGGGCCGCCGTCGCGATCCCACCCGTAACCGCACCCTCCAGAGCCGCAGCCATGGGCGCTCAAGGGCACGGCCCGGCCACCGAGCCTAGCACGGAACCACTACCCCGGCATCGGGCGCGCAGGCCGCTCCCCCACACGCAgcggccgccgcctcccgcccccGTGCCCAAGCTGGCAGCGCGCTGcgcgcgggcggggcggggcgggcggcggcctGCGGGGCGCGCGGGGGGAGGGCGCGGcgcggggggaggggcggcggcggcggccgttCCGCCCCGCCCGCACTCACCGCAGCGGCCGCGCGCACCGGGCGCGCTCCCCCAGGCCGCCCGCGCCGCGCGGGCCGGGCGCGCGGggcccgctccgctcccggcGCTTCCGTTACCGGCGGCCGCGGAGGGCGGGGTCAGCGCCGCGGTGGCCGCGCCCCATTGGCCCGTCGGGGGCAGGCATGCAAATGAAGGCGGAGGCGGAGCCGCTGTCGTGACgcggggaggggatggggagggccCAGCGCCAGGTCCGGTCCCTGGGCCCGTCAGGTCCGGTCCCTGGGCCCTTCCCTGGGCCGCGGTGTCAGCGCTGCCTCCCGTACCGGCGCCGGCACAGTACCGACCCCAACACCGCCTCCAGCTCCAGTCCCAGTGCCAGAAACAGTCCAAACTCCTGTCCAGTGCCAACACCAGTACCAGGCCTAGTTCCACTATCAATACCACTGCCTATGCCAGCACCAGTCCCAGTTCCAGCACCAGTCCCTGTTCCAAAACCAGTCCAAGTACCTGTACCAGTACAAACACCAGGCCCAGTGCCAGTATCAATACCAGTTCAGTGCCAGTCCCAGTACCTTTACCAGGCCCAGTCCCAGTTTTGGCATCAGTCCCAATTCCAACACCAGTCCAAGTACCTGTACCAGTACTAAAACCAGTACCAGGCCCAGTTCCAGTCCAAGTCCAAGCACCAGTACCAGTAGCAATCCCAGTTCCAGTCTCACTACCGGTACTAGTGCCAGTATCAATCCCAGTTCGAGTTCTGGTACCAATATCTGTCAGGTACCTCTCCCTGTAG